GGTGGAAAGTATCGTGAGCCTTGCGGTCAGGGAAAGGGTGCCGTGGCGGGGATTCGGGCGATTATTCAAGGACATAGCCTGCTCCGCGCACGGTGTGGATCAGTTTGCGCTCGTAAGGGTCATCAACCTTGCGCCGCAGGCGCCGGATAGCCACGTCGACGATGTTGGTGTCGCTGTCGAAATTGATTCCCCAGACCTGCTCGGCGATTAGAGTCCGGGAGAGGACCTCTCCCTTGCGGCGCAGCAGGAGCGAAAGCAGCAGGAATTCCTTTGCTGTGAGCTCAAGGGGTACGCCTCCCCGCCGGGCTTTGTGGCTCACGAGGTCCATCTCCAGATCGTCCGCCCGCAATAGCTCCGGCTGGCGCGCTGGGCCTCGGCGCAGGATGGTCCGTGCCCTGGCCAGCAGCTCCGAGAAGGCAAAAGGTTTCACCAGGTAGTCGTCCGCTCCAAGTTCGAGTCCCCGCACCCGGTCATGGACCGCGTCGCGGGCCGACAGGTAGATAACCGGCACGTCGTTCCCGTCGGCGCGCAGCTCTTCCAGCACCGACCAGCCGTCGCGGCCCGGCAGCATGATGTCTAGGATGATCAGGTCATAGTCCTCGGTGCGGGCCAGATGGAGCCCGTCCTCGCCGCTTTCGGCCGTATCCGCCGTGAAGCCGTTCTCGGAGAAACCTTTCTGAAGATACGCGGCGGCTTTTTTTTCGTCTTCGATGATCAGGATGCGCATGGGACACCGTGCCATGGGAGTGGAAGTTCTGAAAAAACAGGAGAATTGTAGCGCGGTCTCCCTGAACACTGCAATCTCTTTCCCACGGT
The nucleotide sequence above comes from Geobacter benzoatilyticus. Encoded proteins:
- a CDS encoding heavy metal response regulator transcription factor, with product MRILIIEDEKKAAAYLQKGFSENGFTADTAESGEDGLHLARTEDYDLIILDIMLPGRDGWSVLEELRADGNDVPVIYLSARDAVHDRVRGLELGADDYLVKPFAFSELLARARTILRRGPARQPELLRADDLEMDLVSHKARRGGVPLELTAKEFLLLSLLLRRKGEVLSRTLIAEQVWGINFDSDTNIVDVAIRRLRRKVDDPYERKLIHTVRGAGYVLE